The Mucilaginibacter terrenus genome has a segment encoding these proteins:
- a CDS encoding chloride channel protein, with product MEDLSRSISSHLPYHIIYVFLPAFGILLTVSWQHIVNRDKMQKGIGNILINIKKNRSNIRFNNIYSHLVTSSLTVGFGGSSGLEAPIVCTGAAIGSRLGQLFKLTPYEKTVLIASGASAGIAAVFNSPIAGVLFSLEILIGEITIPTFIPLLIASATGVVVSKVLYSGQLFHLVTEGWVISALPFYVVLGLLSGWVSVYIANIAGKLENGIFLKQNRYIRAISGGLILGLILIVFPTLFGEGYHYLQAILNGNLEALKEETFFGEWLSEPLLMLLFIAALVLMKIVAAGITIGSGGNGGTFAPTMFTGAFLGLFVAFGVNQTGLIHLSASNFIAVGMAGALSGVLHAPLTAIFLIAEITGGYVLFIPLMIVSAMSYIISRLTNPHNMYWHHLVHENNIHPGQDYSMLNAISLENIINRSFTAVTRYTPISELHQLLANTNANIFPILDGSGALEGVIWMDEIRKHIFSPNLEDETVADIMVSPPATILVTDNISTVMELFDKFDVWQLPVVEENRLIGFVSKSALLAKYRDIIVSQQHQTDLFANN from the coding sequence ATGGAAGATCTGAGCCGCAGCATCTCGTCGCATCTGCCTTACCATATTATATACGTTTTTTTACCAGCGTTCGGTATACTGCTTACAGTATCGTGGCAGCACATTGTTAACCGCGACAAAATGCAAAAGGGGATTGGTAATATTCTTATCAATATCAAGAAAAACCGAAGTAACATCAGGTTCAACAATATATACTCACATTTGGTTACCAGTTCGTTAACGGTGGGCTTTGGCGGATCGTCAGGACTAGAGGCCCCTATCGTTTGCACAGGTGCGGCAATAGGATCAAGGCTGGGCCAGCTTTTTAAACTAACACCCTACGAGAAGACGGTGCTGATTGCCTCAGGTGCCTCGGCAGGTATAGCGGCAGTATTTAACAGCCCTATAGCCGGTGTGCTTTTCTCATTAGAGATACTGATAGGGGAGATAACCATACCAACATTTATCCCTTTGCTTATCGCTTCTGCCACAGGAGTGGTGGTTTCCAAAGTGCTGTATTCAGGGCAACTATTTCACCTGGTAACTGAGGGTTGGGTAATAAGTGCACTGCCCTTTTATGTTGTACTTGGCCTTTTAAGCGGCTGGGTATCTGTTTATATTGCCAACATTGCCGGAAAACTAGAGAATGGCATCTTTTTAAAACAAAACCGTTATATACGGGCAATATCCGGTGGGTTAATACTTGGTCTTATCCTCATTGTATTTCCCACACTTTTTGGCGAAGGGTACCACTACCTGCAGGCAATACTCAACGGGAACCTGGAAGCCCTGAAAGAAGAAACCTTTTTTGGCGAATGGCTTTCTGAGCCTTTGCTGATGCTGCTTTTTATTGCTGCTTTGGTGCTTATGAAAATTGTAGCGGCAGGTATTACCATCGGCTCGGGCGGCAATGGTGGTACTTTTGCCCCCACCATGTTTACAGGTGCTTTCCTTGGGCTGTTTGTGGCTTTTGGTGTTAACCAAACAGGGTTAATTCATCTGAGCGCAAGTAACTTTATAGCTGTGGGTATGGCGGGCGCACTCAGCGGAGTACTGCACGCACCATTAACGGCTATATTCCTGATAGCAGAGATAACGGGCGGATATGTGTTGTTTATCCCGCTGATGATTGTTTCGGCTATGTCATACATCATATCGCGGCTTACTAATCCGCATAATATGTACTGGCACCACCTGGTACATGAGAATAATATACACCCGGGGCAGGACTACAGTATGCTTAATGCAATAAGCCTCGAGAATATTATCAACCGGAGTTTTACAGCCGTTACACGATATACACCTATATCTGAACTTCATCAATTACTGGCCAATACAAACGCAAACATCTTTCCTATTTTGGATGGTTCAGGAGCTTTGGAAGGTGTTATATGGATGGACGAAATACGTAAGCACATTTTCTCTCCTAACCTCGAAGACGAAACTGTGGCCGATATAATGGTGTCGCCCCCTGCCACTATACTGGTTACCGATAATATAAGTACGGTAATGGAGCTTTTTGACAAATTTGATGTATGGCAATTGCCGGTAGTTGAAGAAAATAGATTGATCGGGTTTGTCTCCAAATCTGCCCTGCTGGCAAAATACCGGGACATCATCGTAAGTCAGCAACACCAGACAGATTTGTTCGCGAACAATTAA